One region of Spiroplasma culicicola AES-1 genomic DNA includes:
- the fib gene encoding cytoskeletal motor fibril protein Fib: MIGIISTAYFTVKDRAGVRTVRKYWWRNMVIQHVKFRGKFFVIATIGYGKANAAMAITYLMEEYPGLETVLNVDLALSTNDKFDTTDTVMSTKFIYRDADLTVFKDIKYGQIVHEPEAFAFNTEFVNQVKNFKLGVSDGIVGTADMLIYNSKQFKEMVDKYGQTIDVIDTEAGALAQVAKKSSVNFVAMKIMYNNALSPWDNDPLHKFKIYETTNTLKYLVARLFNLLSSRYVLDFTKNTNDELDVINELFELEHDAWVKRFKKDVVSLISGMGPSLMLVDKKQMKPEAVDIVEVMKTKIEDEGPSKVILGEDEWKNAPKKWLRKLMFLQNIHVNDDELLWNKSAKYDIKTGKIHSIEDVAKNIAKAIADRSQDKSSYTYDGTTVNNKHLMVTCDAAISFYITHNQTHEFVESRKHGSKLVANEFIKYLNEQLAEVESPFEKIVVFVKVPAMGAVKIPVFMETKSKANQPIVFNGYSAKAQKDFTVVDITRNDYDPLKVGSFKVTIRLKSAD, translated from the coding sequence ATGATCGGAATAATTTCGACAGCGTACTTTACAGTTAAGGACCGTGCAGGTGTAAGAACTGTAAGAAAATATTGATGAAGAAACATGGTTATTCAACACGTTAAGTTCAGAGGAAAATTCTTTGTAATCGCAACAATCGGTTATGGTAAAGCAAATGCTGCTATGGCAATTACCTACTTAATGGAAGAATATCCAGGATTAGAAACAGTATTAAACGTTGACTTAGCTTTATCAACAAATGACAAATTTGATACAACTGATACAGTAATGTCAACAAAATTTATCTACAGAGATGCAGATTTAACAGTATTTAAAGACATTAAATATGGACAAATCGTTCACGAACCAGAAGCATTCGCTTTTAACACTGAGTTTGTAAACCAAGTTAAAAACTTCAAATTAGGAGTTTCTGATGGGATTGTTGGAACAGCAGATATGTTGATCTACAACTCAAAACAATTTAAAGAAATGGTTGACAAATATGGTCAAACTATCGATGTAATTGATACAGAAGCTGGAGCATTAGCTCAAGTTGCTAAAAAATCAAGTGTTAACTTTGTTGCAATGAAAATTATGTACAACAATGCATTATCACCATGAGATAACGATCCATTACACAAATTTAAAATCTATGAAACAACTAATACATTAAAATACTTAGTTGCAAGATTATTTAACTTATTATCATCAAGATATGTTTTAGACTTTACAAAAAACACAAATGATGAATTAGATGTTATTAATGAATTATTTGAACTAGAACACGATGCTTGAGTAAAAAGATTCAAAAAAGATGTTGTTTCTTTAATCTCAGGTATGGGACCATCATTGATGTTGGTTGACAAAAAACAAATGAAACCTGAAGCAGTTGATATTGTTGAGGTTATGAAAACTAAAATTGAAGACGAAGGTCCTTCAAAAGTTATCTTAGGAGAAGATGAATGAAAAAATGCTCCTAAAAAATGATTACGTAAATTAATGTTCCTACAAAACATTCACGTAAATGATGATGAATTATTATGAAATAAATCAGCAAAATACGACATTAAAACTGGAAAAATTCATTCAATTGAAGATGTTGCAAAAAACATTGCAAAAGCAATCGCTGATAGATCACAAGACAAATCATCATATACATATGATGGAACTACAGTAAACAATAAACACTTAATGGTAACATGTGATGCAGCAATTTCATTCTACATTACACATAACCAAACTCACGAATTCGTGGAAAGTAGAAAACACGGTTCAAAATTGGTAGCAAACGAATTTATTAAATATCTAAATGAACAATTAGCAGAAGTTGAATCACCATTTGAAAAAATTGTAGTATTTGTTAAAGTGCCTGCAATGGGTGCTGTTAAGATTCCAGTATTTATGGAAACTAAATCAAAAGCAAATCAACCAATTGTATTCAATGGATACTCAGCAAAAGCACAAAAAGACTTTACAGTTGTAGATATTACAAGAAATGACTACGACCCATTAAAAGTTGGTTCATTCAAAGTTACAATTCGTTTAAAATCAGCAGATTAA
- a CDS encoding YitT family ABC transporter: MDTKENITIEDLEIHQEEFRSKEEEKEIKKAAKELLKHEGQIDLSHIENKVISKREQILLVQSYFRTKFLRDLTAIMLAALINTIAFDYFISATGRTGLFPAGIGALARFFSVLTFPDSIASQGSFYFIYYFAINAPLFIFGYLKLGKKFTFTTILYILLQIAFDQTLQLMPFINPASFHLIVNYQLLQSISNSWNTGIWLFIFGSLGGILVGWSYSFVYKVGSSTGGLDFLTVYISKKSSKPIGTLNRNVNFVILAVVITLNTAVLPVEYINPDIKINAFTSLSDSQASGLLNDMITHAIKHGAIDVENNVIDPVFAYNMGLGDLIGNSKNIDLKEAIFEQFGGENNLAVNGSNRAYYEYLVEYVSKTGFGKDVTLPTNVLIRLKFMFIFGPSLFASIALVLCSGLITNALYPKYKVRTYLITTNNPKEINKLLLNKGFQNDIVSWDGTNRINHNYLHRSIIMVAMSVMDWDELERDVFMVDPQVKINILKTKAVKGIFNYEIKKNDDRDIIHRKVTTDDSELEKIRQIAIVKFNKENERLNKKQQRKQFKKPTKTKNNDK; the protein is encoded by the coding sequence ATGGACACAAAAGAAAATATCACTATTGAGGATTTAGAGATTCATCAAGAAGAGTTTAGATCTAAAGAAGAAGAAAAAGAAATCAAAAAAGCTGCTAAAGAACTTCTAAAACATGAAGGCCAAATTGATTTATCTCATATTGAAAATAAAGTTATTTCAAAAAGAGAACAAATCTTATTAGTACAATCATATTTTAGAACTAAATTTTTGCGAGATCTAACAGCAATTATGTTAGCTGCCTTAATTAATACAATTGCATTTGACTACTTTATTTCTGCAACGGGAAGAACAGGATTATTTCCAGCAGGAATTGGTGCTCTTGCAAGATTCTTTTCAGTATTAACTTTCCCTGATTCAATTGCAAGTCAAGGATCATTTTACTTTATTTACTACTTTGCAATTAATGCACCTTTATTTATATTTGGTTATTTAAAATTGGGTAAAAAATTTACCTTTACAACAATTTTGTATATCTTATTGCAAATTGCATTTGACCAAACTTTGCAATTGATGCCTTTTATTAATCCTGCTTCATTTCATTTAATTGTCAATTATCAATTATTACAATCAATTTCAAACTCATGAAATACAGGAATTTGATTATTTATCTTTGGTTCACTTGGGGGAATTTTAGTTGGTTGATCTTATTCATTTGTTTACAAAGTTGGTTCTTCAACAGGGGGATTGGATTTTTTAACAGTATATATTTCTAAAAAAAGTTCAAAACCAATTGGAACATTAAATCGAAATGTTAATTTTGTAATTTTAGCAGTTGTTATTACATTAAATACTGCAGTTTTACCAGTTGAATATATTAATCCTGATATTAAAATTAATGCTTTTACATCCTTAAGTGATAGTCAAGCTTCAGGTTTATTGAATGACATGATAACTCATGCAATAAAACATGGTGCAATTGATGTTGAAAATAATGTTATTGATCCAGTATTTGCTTATAATATGGGATTAGGTGATTTAATTGGAAACAGTAAAAATATTGATTTAAAAGAAGCAATCTTTGAACAATTTGGTGGTGAAAATAATTTAGCAGTTAATGGCTCTAATCGTGCTTACTATGAATATTTAGTTGAATACGTGTCTAAAACTGGTTTTGGTAAAGATGTCACTTTACCAACAAATGTTTTAATAAGATTAAAATTTATGTTTATTTTTGGACCATCTTTATTTGCTTCAATTGCCTTAGTTCTATGTTCAGGATTAATTACAAATGCATTATATCCAAAATATAAAGTTAGAACATACTTGATTACAACAAATAATCCAAAAGAAATTAATAAATTACTATTAAATAAAGGTTTTCAAAATGATATTGTTTCATGAGATGGAACAAATAGAATTAATCACAACTATTTGCACAGATCAATTATAATGGTGGCAATGTCTGTAATGGATTGAGATGAACTTGAAAGAGATGTCTTTATGGTTGATCCCCAAGTTAAAATTAATATTTTAAAAACAAAAGCAGTTAAAGGGATTTTTAACTATGAGATTAAAAAGAATGATGATCGTGATATTATTCATCGAAAAGTGACTACAGATGATAGTGAACTTGAAAAAATCCGCCAAATTGCAATTGTTAAATTCAATAAAGAAAATGAAAGATTAAATAAAAAACAACAACGAAAACAATTCAAAAAGCCAACAAAAACTAAAAATAATGATAAATAA